GAGTTTATCTATTCAGTCACGAGCTAGCAGGCATGCATGGgtataaaaaatgaataaattcctTAGAAATaagcaaatacatacatacataggcatacatacatatatacacacacacaaaaaacgtCTTTTGTCTTCCCTGATATGTGCCACATGTCAGGAATGTGAGTCTTTATTCAGGATTTTTATGAGCAAAATTGGAGTAGTGGACCACTAGACTACAACAAACCAATAAATTATCAGCAAACTTTGCAGATGTGTAATCATCAGCTTTCCTGCCAGTCTTTGTCAGCCCTTTAACTGCTGTCACATTCATCGGTAAGCTAAGACACGATGACTATGTCCAAAAGGAAATACAAATACTGTAGGTGGCTTTTTGTGAAACCTTAGGCCTCACCTGAAGGGTTACATtgagacaaatgaaatgattcatcatGAATCTTTACAGACAACTTTTAAAAACCATGAGGGAAGATCAGGAAGCAGCTGGGTGTGAAATACTTTGAAACACCAAACCTTTTTCCAGCACTTTGGCTTCAAGTCTGAGTCTTTTAAAGGTTTCATTTCACCCATCAGAGcgaagcacgcacacacacacacacacgataacaTGACCTTGGTACTACCCAGAGCTTTCATCGAGAAGTCAggtgcaaaattaaaaaaaaaaacttcagctgAAAACACTAACTCTAGAGGCCATGACGTCAATCAGAACATTAACCTGTATTACACAGAATGTAGTAGACTGACTAATGATATTTTCATCAAGAAAAGTCTTCTCAGGTCATTGCTTTGATCTCACATCGTGTATTTTGAATGACACGCAATGGTTTcaatttcatgtgtgtgtgcagtcacacaggaaacacactggATAGAAGTCAAGGCATCTTTATTTCAGAAATCCATCTTCACAGCTCCATCATCTCCCCTCTGAGGCTGCTATGCATAGTGCAACATTCCGCTAGACTCAAAATATACAAGCATTACTTcatcattcattatttttctaaCTCCAACATAATATTCAGAGATAGATTACTTTTTAGTTTTCACAATAGGTGgcatattttaaacaaaatattcaaaagatcATTTAatcgtttatttgtttttagaaaAGCCTGCTTCTTCGTGCAGCGTCAAGGATATGTTTATGATATAGCTATATGACACAAGGCCTGACAAAGCCTTTTCGTGAACTAAGAACTACGCAAAGCCAACGCCAAAATAACCAAACATGGCttaaacaaaacgaaaaaaacatttaaaaaagactaaTTTACAtctaaatatatgtatttacctctgtttatctctgctAGGTTTTGAAACTATAGTTCAATTCTGATGGCTTTTGTCTCAGGCCTCAGTTCACACCAGACCCTCATTTTCTGAGATTCATTAATGCCTACAtcatcagaaacacagtgagagaaacacacacacacacacacacacacacacacacagcagatcagAATAAGGAGGGTCACCTACTCCAGATCTGGCAGGTGTGGAGAAACTTAACCCGCTTAGTTAATCATTACAAGCTTTAGATCTGAGGAGTCAATTCTGGTTAATCATTGGATATTCACCAGATTGTTATACCAGCAGAACAGCTGTGTAACTACGTGGACTGAATGAGTTTTGGGGGCTAGGGGGAGTCTAGAAGAGCCATAGAGCGTCATGACCACACATAAGCCCCTATTTATAGTCTCAGAAGCCCCTCCTCCTCATTAGCAATGCAAAATCATGCATTTCATGCAAGTCATGATGTCCACAATAACCCTACCCTCCAAGAATTTACAGCTGAAAAGTTGTAGGcaaaaacatgtcttttgaTTTCAGTATGAAGTACATGGGAGTAAGTCATACTGACTCCTGTGGTATTTTAAAACTATAATGATATAATCACAACCGTTATTGGTAATATCACCATGGCCAAactattttgtatttttcatggatgagaggggaaaaaaagcattcatcTGCAAGTTACACCAATCTGACAAGGCAAAACAAGACAGCTCTGTAAAAGTAAGAGGTTCCATCTGCTTTATTTTTGATATAAGTTGCTCACttatttgttagtttatttACATCTATCTTATTGACTAGTGAGAACATGACAGGTATAAGGTTTGTGCTGTGAAATCATAGAGCAGAGGTGTCAGTAGAAATAAGCACAGTCCACTGACTGGCTAATCACCTAAGGCTGACGACAAAGACCATGTTCAGTGTGAGAATACAGTACACTGATTCACaatcatatttacacacacacacacactctctcacactcaaacagatATTTTCCCTATGTTAAAACCACACGGAACAGAGTCATCCACTTCAGGAACAAACCAATGGCTTATGGGAATTGTAGTTCATGGATGGGGAGGGTGGGGCTCAGGGCTTGAGCTTTAGCCAAGGGTGGATGATCGTAAGGATGGAGAGGATGGAGGAAGCCAGGCCACAGGCACCCACAAATCCCGTCCCAGTTGGGTAGAGACCGAGCCGGTCCAGCGGGATGAAGACGTCGCACAGGTTCTTCAAAAGGTCCAAGAGCAGGGGCGGGTTACTCCGCAACACACTGACCAGGAGGCGGAGCTGCCTGTGGAGGCGGGCCGTTATGACGGGGAAGGCGGGGACTGGAGCTGAGGCGGGGGAGGGGAAAGGGCTGGGGGAGAATTCTCCATTTTCTGGGGTAGGGGCGAGAGGAGAGGGGCTGGACAGGGAACCTTTGGCTGAGCTGCTCcgtgcctctctctccatcagcaaATGGATCTCATACGCATCTCTGGTCAAGTTCAGAATGAGGGCGAACAAGTaatatctacagagagagagagagagagagacacacatttatGACAATTGTGTGAAATTAACTTGAGCAAGGAGGTACTTGCTtgtcttttatatatatgtagacAAACAAATAGAAAGTTAGACAGATAGACAAGTAGATGGGTAggtaaacagatagatagatagatagatagatagatagatagatagatagatagatagatagatagatagacagatagatagatagattaaatgaaaagtaatgtGCAATCTAGGGGTAATTATGAAACAGCCAAttgaagacactgttttaaAGTCATTATGACCCAGAGTCATTGTCATTTCCTGAGGTGACTTTCTTTCAGGGGGAAAATGAGTCAGAGAGTGGGTGAAGTCAAGCTGTtcgtaagggaaaaaaaaaaacctaatctAAATCACAAAGACCACGTAACATCgaaaacacacctgaatgaTCTCTGGCTCCATTTGTTCTGATCCAGGTTGGCTAGCAGACCGGTCTTGCCAGCCCACAGTATGTTGTCGCAGGCAAAATACATGACCCGGTTCAGGTGTGCCACAGTGATGCACAGACGCAGCACGCAGTCCGACAGGTGCACCGCCCGTTTGGCCGCCTCCAGAGCCTCCGCAGAGTTCCCAAGTCTCATCACTGAAACAAAGACCAGGATACAGCAagatcagagagacacacattaaCGAGACAGGGCAGAAAATGTGAGACCAGAAGGAAGGTTTTGAGAGTCTGTTTGTGGGGCCACAATAATGTAGAAAAGGGCAAGTGCTGAACGGTAGAACAGGGACGATGAATATTTCCATAAGTCTCAGGTTAAGCGCCTAGGCCTAAAAGCTCTCATGTCAGATCTCAATGCTCTGAACGAGCAATAAGTAAACGCTGCTGTCAAGCAAAGGCATGTCTAATCTACTGCATTGTTTAAACGCACCGAACAAATTCTAATCCATTAAAAAGTTCTAGGGGAATGAACTAAGGTGGTGACGTGAGAGCGAGAGCAaaagcgcgagagagagagagagagagagagagagaaagagaaagagagagagagatgagtctgATGTTTACTCACGCTTCCTGGTTAAACTCAAATGGGCCTCCAAGTGCTTAATGGTGGTCAAGAGATCAGCACTCGCCCCACCCTTCTGCAGAGTGTAACCAAGCAACGTGCAGGCATACTGCGCAGCCCTGGGCAGGAGAAAAGCAGTTCTGGTCACACACAAGGTCCATCATAACTTCTTTATTGAATTATACA
This sequence is a window from Chanos chanos chromosome 12, fChaCha1.1, whole genome shotgun sequence. Protein-coding genes within it:
- the pex11b gene encoding peroxisomal membrane protein 11B: MESWVRFNAQSQAKERVFRAAQYACTLLGYTLQKGGASADLLTTIKHLEAHLSLTRKLMRLGNSAEALEAAKRAVHLSDCVLRLCITVAHLNRVMYFACDNILWAGKTGLLANLDQNKWSQRSFRYYLFALILNLTRDAYEIHLLMEREARSSSAKGSLSSPSPLAPTPENGEFSPSPFPSPASAPVPAFPVITARLHRQLRLLVSVLRSNPPLLLDLLKNLCDVFIPLDRLGLYPTGTGFVGACGLASSILSILTIIHPWLKLKP